The Changchengzhania lutea genomic sequence CTCAAGGTCGAGGTCTACAAGTGCAAAACCACAAAGGGGAATGGATTGATGCCATTGCTGAACCCGACGAGCTCATGATTAATGTGGGAGATATGCTATCAAGGCACACTAACAATAAATTAAAATCGACCATACACCGTGTTATTAACCCACCAAAAGAACTTCGGGGCACTTCTAGATATTCCATTCCATTCTTTATGCACCCCATTAGCGATATGAAATTAGATGTGTTAGAAGGGTGTATTGATGAAAATCACCCAAAGGAATTTGATGATATTACCGCTGGTGAGTTTTTAACAGAACGCCTTATAGAACTAGGTCTTATTAAAAAATAAGCGATCATGGACTTACAGGATCAGCTTAAAAATTTGTTTCCAGAACATGTTGAAGAACCCGTTGTAAATAAGGCGGCGCCCTCAGAGATATGGTTGCAAGACGAGCCTATACTTTGCAAATACGAAAAACGTAAAGGAAAGCCTATTACCATTTTAGAAGGTTATACTGGTGCCACCGAGGACTTTAAAGCATTAGCTAAAGAAATTAAAGTAAAGCTTAGTGTTGGAGGTAGCTTTAAGAATGAAAAAATCATCATTCAAGGCGATTATCGGGATCGAATTATGGTCATGTTGAAAGCCAAAGGGTTTAATGTAAAGCGCGTAGGAGGTTAATTTATGGATAAGCAAATACTGCATATTACCAATGGCGATAGCTTGACAAGCTGTTTAAGGGATTTAGACTTTCCAGGTGAAATCCTGACTTGGGAAGAAATGCTTTGTGAGGGGCCGACATTAGAATATATTTACACTAATAAATTTCTAGATCTTAGAAAATCCTTTTTCAGTAGCTATTATGATATTGAATTGGATGTCACGAAGATAAAGCAAGAAATAGATAAGCTCAATCATCCAGAACACTACTCAGAAATCGTTCTTTGGTTTGAATATGATTTATTTTGTCATATTAATATGGTAGCTGTTATCACTTTAATTCATCAAAAAAAAATAAAGCTACCTATCTCATTGGTTTGCAGCGGAAGAACTGTAGGAAGTAAAAACTTAAAAGGATTGTCAGATTTATCACAGGACCAACTTGAAAATCACTATAACAGCAAAGTGAGACTGACTGAAGACGATATCAGTTTAGCTAAAAATGTCTGGCGTATTTATTGTGGCATTGATCACAACCTCTTTAAACCATTAATAATGCAAAGCTCATCATTTAAATACTTGAGCAATTGCTTAAAAGCACACCTTGAACGCTTTCCAGATTCTAAGACGGGACTCAATATATTGGAAACAAATATTCTTAAAATAGTTAAAGATAGTGCTATCACATCTAGACATCATTTATTGGGCTACGCCCTAAACTATCAAGGTTATTATGGGTATGGCGATTTGCAATTATCAAGAATGATTGATAATTTGAGTGTGTTTTTTACCGAAACAGAGCAGAGCCTAACCTTGAACAGGAAAGGTCATGAGGCGCTCCTAGGGTTACATAATGTGTCTGCTGAATTTCATAATGATATGATTTTCGGTGGTGTCAAAAAGGTCGGTTTTCAATTCAGCAAAGAAAAAAATAAACTCATCAAATCTATATTAAATGCCTATTAAAGAATCAGAACTCATTTTAAATCCAGACGGTAGCATCTACCATCTAAATTTAAAACCAGAGCATATTGCCAATACTGTCATTTTTGTGGGTGATCAAGATCGTGTTGCTAAAGTGTCACGTCATTTTGATACCATAGAATTTGAAACACAAAAACGCGAATTTAAAACCCATACAGGAACTTACAAAGGGAAACGTATTACGGTTATTTCGACAGGTATTGGTCCTGACAATATCGATATTGTAATGACTGAGCTAGACGCTCTTGTTAATATCGATTTTGAAACCAGAACCATTAAGAAAAACTTGACTAGTCTTGATATTATAAGAATTGGCACTTCTGGATCACTGCAAAAGAATATCCCTGTAGACTCCTTTTTATTAAGCACTTATGGCCTAGATGTTAATGCGATGCTTCATGCCTATCAAATAGATACCATATGTAATAAGGCTATTGAAAATGCCTTTATAGATGCTACTAATTGGGATTCAAAAAAAGGAAGGCCTATTGTTATAAAAAACAGTTCAAATCTAGAACGGAAGTTTGAGAGTAATAAAACACACAAAGGCATAACCATAACGGCAGGTGGTTTTTATGGGCCTCAAGGTCGTGTCTTGCGCCTACCTTTACAAGATCCGCTTTTAAATAAAAAAATTGACAGTTTTAGTTATCAAGGGGAACGTATTACCAATTTAGAAATGGAAACATCTGCCATCTATGGTCTATCTAAACTCTTAGGTCATCAGGCTTTATCATTAAATGCTATTATTGCTAACCGAGCAACAGGCAATTTTAGTTCAGATCCAAAACAAACTGTGGAAAATTTGATTACATATACGCTAAATAAGATTGCAGACTAATACCGATTAAATGACATGAAGACAGTAAATATTGGTGGTGTTCCAGAACATTTTAATTTAGCATGGTACCTGACTTTAAAGAACCAAGAGTATAAAAACCAAGACATAAACCTGAGATGGCATGATTACCCAGGAGGTACGGGCGCGATGAATAAAGCACTTCGTAAGGGTGAAATTGATATGGCTGTAATTTTGACTGAAGGCATCATTAAGGATATTATAGATGGCAACCCTAGTAAAATCGTTCAAACATTCGTCCAAACCCCTTTAATTTGGGGTATCCATGTGGCTAACGATTCGCCCTATGAAACCATTAACGATTTAAAAGGAACTAAGGCCGCTATTAGCCGCTATGGCTCTGGATCTCATTTAATGGCCTATATTAATGCACAAAATAATGATTGGAATTTAGAAACCGATTTAGGTTTTGAAGTCATAAAAGATTTAGATGGCGCTGTCGAAGGCTTAACCAATGGAACTGCCGATTATTTTCTTTGGGAAAAATTCACAACAAAACCTTTGGTTGATGATGGTACGTTTAGGCGTATCGGTAATTGTCCATCCCCGTGGCCTTGTTTTGTTATCGCTGTAAGAGAAAATTTTATAGCAAATAATAAACCAGATTTAGAAACTATATTAGAAATTATTAATAACACAAGTTCCGAGTTTAAAGACATCCCTAGCATTGATAAAACCATTGCTAATCGCTATAAACAAGAATTAGATGACGTACAGGAATGGTTAGGCTTAACCGAATGGTCTCAAGAACTCATAGACAAACAAACTGTTATGGATACTCAAAAGCAACTACATGCTTTAAATATAATTCCTGAAATTACAGATTACGAATCGCTGACTTACAAATTATAAGATTTTTTTTGAATTTGGGTGTTTCAAAGCCGAAAACAGGAGAAGAACCGGATGTTAAAGATGCCGAACAAATCAAGATATTTAAGAAAATTGTAACCCGTTCATTAATTTGGTAATAGCAATACCAGTAGAAATTCATCTTAAATCATTCAATTTAAAAGAAGCCGAACCATCATTTTTTTAGTTTTTATAAATTGAAACCCGAACCATTCTTACTACTTGGCGTTCCGACAGTGGTCGGAATCAACGATTTTCAGAAATAATGAGCTAAGGACAAAGTAGAACAGTTCAATTAAGGATTGAATACGTAAACGTCTTTAAAAACTAAAATCAATTATGTATTGGCGAATGGTGCGCAGCAATTTCCTTATAAATCGTTTTGATCTTTTGGTTCTTTAGCATCAAGGCAAAAGAACAAAGGAAAGTAATCTTGTAACTGAAATTGAGTGTCAACTAGCGCTTAGTGGTTATTCTTTATCAATTTGATAAAGAAATTCAGCACGTAGGATTGTAACGAACGTTAATAATTCATAAAAAATTATGTGAAACTATAACAATTCTTTATTTTCGATAAAATTTATATTTAATTATATTTAAAATAATGAAGAAATTACTTTTTATACTATTAGCAATAAGCATTGTAGCTTGTAAAGAAGAACCAAAAGACTATGTTACTTTCTCGGGTAAAATCACAGATAAGAATAGTGATTCTGTAGTCGTGAGGAGCAGAAGCTACTCTAAAACTATTGAGGTCAACGAAGATGGTACTTTTAAAGATACCTTAAAAGTTGACGCTGGGGTTTATAATTTTTTTGATGGCAATGAAAGTTCCAACTTATATCTTAAAAACGGCTATGATATAGCGATGACTCTCGATACAAAGGAGTTTGATGAAACCATTACATATTCTGGTAACGGATCTGAGCATAGTAACTTTCTAGCTGAAAAAGCATTGTTGGAAGAAGATCTTTTGGATTTTGAAAAATTCCTGACATTAGATGAATCTGAAGTTGAACCTGCTATGGAAGATGTAAAAATCAAACTTGAAGAGTTTTATAATTCCAATAAAAATGTTGACACCTCTTTAACGAATAGTGCTCTTAAAAATCTTGAGCCTATGATGAATTATTATAAGAAGTCTGTCGCTGACAAAATTTATTTAGAAACAAAATTAGGAAAAGGCACCCCCTCACCCACTTTTGAAGCTTTTGAAAATTATGACGGAAGTACCACGTCGCTTTCAGATTTAAAAGGAAAATTTGTATATGTTGATGTTTGGGCAACATGGTGTGGTCCTTGCAAACGTGAAATTCCTTCTTTGAAAAAAGTAGAGGCTGATTATCATGGTAAAGACATTGCATTTGTAAGTCTTTCCATTGATGATGACAGATCTCACGGAGGTTCATGGGACAAGGCCAAGGAAGATTGGAAAGCCATGGTAGCCGATAAAGAATTAGGAGGCATTCAATTATTTGCACCTAAAGGTTGGCAAACAGATTTTGTTCGAGAGTACAAAATAAATGGCATACCTCGTTTTATTTTAATAGATCCGAATGGGCAAATTGTTAGTGCTGATGCACCAAGACCTTCAGATCCTAAATTAAAAGATTTATTTACTGAGCTAAAAATCTAAACAATTTTTTATCACAATATATTAAAGAAGATGTTGTCTAAAAAGTCCATTTTTAGCTTAAATGTCACATTGAGCGCAGTCGAAATGCTTTGGTTTTCAAAACATTAAACTTCGACTGCGCTCAGTTTGACAAGAGTTAATTAATTTTTAGACAGCATCTTAATTTCATACATCTATTTAACTTGTTTCTTTTCTTCTTCTATAGTTGGCTCCGGTTGTTTAAATAAGTCTAAATAAGCCTTACCTATATAATTGATGACATGACTTGCTATTAAGCTCTGGTACCCATAATCTTGAATGGCAATATCGGCAGAT encodes the following:
- a CDS encoding translation initiation factor — encoded protein: MDLQDQLKNLFPEHVEEPVVNKAAPSEIWLQDEPILCKYEKRKGKPITILEGYTGATEDFKALAKEIKVKLSVGGSFKNEKIIIQGDYRDRIMVMLKAKGFNVKRVGG
- a CDS encoding DUF1835 domain-containing protein; translated protein: MDKQILHITNGDSLTSCLRDLDFPGEILTWEEMLCEGPTLEYIYTNKFLDLRKSFFSSYYDIELDVTKIKQEIDKLNHPEHYSEIVLWFEYDLFCHINMVAVITLIHQKKIKLPISLVCSGRTVGSKNLKGLSDLSQDQLENHYNSKVRLTEDDISLAKNVWRIYCGIDHNLFKPLIMQSSSFKYLSNCLKAHLERFPDSKTGLNILETNILKIVKDSAITSRHHLLGYALNYQGYYGYGDLQLSRMIDNLSVFFTETEQSLTLNRKGHEALLGLHNVSAEFHNDMIFGGVKKVGFQFSKEKNKLIKSILNAY
- a CDS encoding nucleoside phosphorylase, giving the protein MPIKESELILNPDGSIYHLNLKPEHIANTVIFVGDQDRVAKVSRHFDTIEFETQKREFKTHTGTYKGKRITVISTGIGPDNIDIVMTELDALVNIDFETRTIKKNLTSLDIIRIGTSGSLQKNIPVDSFLLSTYGLDVNAMLHAYQIDTICNKAIENAFIDATNWDSKKGRPIVIKNSSNLERKFESNKTHKGITITAGGFYGPQGRVLRLPLQDPLLNKKIDSFSYQGERITNLEMETSAIYGLSKLLGHQALSLNAIIANRATGNFSSDPKQTVENLITYTLNKIAD
- a CDS encoding substrate-binding domain-containing protein, producing MKTVNIGGVPEHFNLAWYLTLKNQEYKNQDINLRWHDYPGGTGAMNKALRKGEIDMAVILTEGIIKDIIDGNPSKIVQTFVQTPLIWGIHVANDSPYETINDLKGTKAAISRYGSGSHLMAYINAQNNDWNLETDLGFEVIKDLDGAVEGLTNGTADYFLWEKFTTKPLVDDGTFRRIGNCPSPWPCFVIAVRENFIANNKPDLETILEIINNTSSEFKDIPSIDKTIANRYKQELDDVQEWLGLTEWSQELIDKQTVMDTQKQLHALNIIPEITDYESLTYKL
- a CDS encoding redoxin family protein produces the protein MKKLLFILLAISIVACKEEPKDYVTFSGKITDKNSDSVVVRSRSYSKTIEVNEDGTFKDTLKVDAGVYNFFDGNESSNLYLKNGYDIAMTLDTKEFDETITYSGNGSEHSNFLAEKALLEEDLLDFEKFLTLDESEVEPAMEDVKIKLEEFYNSNKNVDTSLTNSALKNLEPMMNYYKKSVADKIYLETKLGKGTPSPTFEAFENYDGSTTSLSDLKGKFVYVDVWATWCGPCKREIPSLKKVEADYHGKDIAFVSLSIDDDRSHGGSWDKAKEDWKAMVADKELGGIQLFAPKGWQTDFVREYKINGIPRFILIDPNGQIVSADAPRPSDPKLKDLFTELKI